A single genomic interval of Microbulbifer variabilis harbors:
- a CDS encoding SDR family oxidoreductase, whose product MSKPLIVITGASSGIGASIAQHMSDAGHPLLLLARRLEKLEAMNLPNTLCRQVDVTDPAALSAAIQEAETLYGPVDCLVNNAGKMLLGNIETQSAEEWREMFDVNVLALMNSMQAVLADMKSRGRGTILNISSIAGVKTFINHAAYCGTKYAVSAISETVREEVAASGVRIMALCPGAVETELLSHTTSEEIIKAYEEWKASIGGAINAEDIARTALFMYSQPQNVNIREVQIAATGQDR is encoded by the coding sequence ATGTCTAAGCCATTGATTGTAATAACAGGTGCCAGCTCTGGAATTGGAGCATCAATAGCTCAGCATATGTCGGATGCCGGGCATCCGTTGTTGCTATTGGCGCGTCGTTTGGAAAAATTAGAAGCGATGAATTTACCGAACACCCTCTGCAGACAGGTCGATGTCACCGATCCTGCTGCGTTATCTGCAGCAATTCAGGAGGCTGAGACTCTTTATGGGCCTGTAGATTGTTTGGTGAACAATGCCGGTAAGATGTTGTTGGGGAACATAGAGACCCAGAGTGCTGAAGAGTGGCGGGAGATGTTTGATGTCAACGTGCTCGCCTTGATGAACTCCATGCAGGCTGTTTTGGCCGATATGAAGTCTCGTGGTCGCGGTACTATCCTCAACATCAGCTCGATTGCCGGCGTGAAGACATTTATCAATCATGCTGCCTATTGCGGAACCAAGTACGCAGTGTCGGCGATTAGCGAAACCGTGCGTGAAGAGGTTGCCGCAAGCGGAGTACGTATTATGGCCCTATGCCCAGGAGCTGTGGAGACAGAGCTACTGAGTCATACCACTTCTGAAGAGATTATCAAAGCTTACGAAGAGTGGAAGGCCTCCATAGGTGGCGCCATTAATGCAGAGGACATCGCTCGTACGGCGTTGTTTATGTACAGCCAGCCCCAGAATGTGAATATCCGCGAAGTGCAAATAGCCGCTACAGGCCAGGATCGATAG
- a CDS encoding LysR family transcriptional regulator, whose translation MNNISWRAIRAFITVAERGSFTAAADHTGFSKATLSQQVSELESTLGVQLLHRTTRKLRLTEVGEGYYQRCKQAIQQLDSAAEWATHAKEEIKGKIRINAVGGIIGEEIIAPLVIKFQKTYPEIQIQLDFSSVRVDLIEDRYDLVIRMGQLPDSTLVVRKLHSIKTRYVASPDFIKMRGPILKPMDLSKVPLIYGSVDQWVLTRGKTRHKIEVEQGIKLISGRAMHLAALAGLGVTRLADIYVQADIEKGKLQEILPGWSESTQLSMVCPPLRHQLVRVRSLMQWLKNHFSKEYGQLLKREPAED comes from the coding sequence ATGAACAATATCTCTTGGCGAGCCATACGCGCCTTTATTACTGTGGCTGAGCGGGGCAGTTTTACTGCTGCTGCGGATCATACAGGTTTCTCCAAAGCTACACTCAGCCAACAAGTCTCCGAATTAGAGTCCACCCTGGGTGTTCAACTGTTACACCGTACCACCCGTAAGCTGCGGCTTACTGAGGTCGGTGAAGGCTATTACCAGCGATGCAAGCAGGCAATACAGCAACTAGATAGTGCCGCAGAGTGGGCAACACATGCCAAAGAGGAAATAAAGGGGAAAATTCGTATCAATGCGGTGGGTGGGATTATCGGCGAGGAGATCATTGCCCCCCTAGTCATTAAGTTCCAGAAAACTTATCCCGAAATACAAATACAGCTGGATTTTTCCAGTGTGCGTGTCGATCTCATTGAGGATCGTTACGATTTAGTAATACGTATGGGGCAGCTGCCAGATTCCACCCTCGTAGTACGCAAACTGCACAGTATCAAAACCCGCTATGTTGCGAGTCCGGATTTTATCAAAATGCGTGGCCCAATTCTAAAGCCCATGGACCTCTCGAAAGTACCCCTAATTTACGGCAGTGTTGACCAGTGGGTGCTAACGCGTGGTAAGACCAGGCATAAGATTGAGGTGGAACAGGGTATCAAACTGATCAGCGGCCGGGCGATGCACCTTGCAGCACTGGCAGGACTTGGTGTAACTCGCCTGGCAGACATCTACGTCCAAGCAGATATCGAAAAAGGTAAATTACAGGAAATTTTGCCTGGATGGTCAGAGTCCACCCAGCTCTCTATGGTTTGCCCCCCGCTGCGCCATCAATTAGTTCGCGTACGTAGCCTGATGCAATGGCTAAAAAACCACTTCTCCAAAGAGTATGGACAGCTACTGAAAAGGGAACCAGCAGAAGACTAA
- a CDS encoding FAD-binding oxidoreductase — protein sequence MIPLSAVEIQEFHSDGCSIFPDGTLEQSELWLDCCYAHDHAYWKGGSNSQRQEADRDLEVCVAKTGEREVALLMLVGVRVDETLFLPTSFRWGYGWPYLRGYKALTEEELDAIEQLQGSLPGSF from the coding sequence GTGATTCCCTTGTCCGCTGTGGAGATACAGGAGTTTCATTCCGATGGTTGCAGTATCTTTCCTGATGGCACTCTTGAACAGAGTGAATTATGGCTTGATTGCTGCTATGCCCATGATCATGCCTATTGGAAGGGGGGAAGCAATTCGCAGCGGCAAGAGGCTGATCGTGACCTAGAAGTTTGTGTTGCCAAAACTGGGGAGAGGGAAGTTGCGTTGTTGATGCTGGTAGGGGTTAGAGTTGACGAGACGCTATTCTTGCCAACCTCATTCCGTTGGGGCTATGGTTGGCCCTATTTGCGGGGTTATAAAGCCTTAACAGAAGAAGAGCTGGATGCTATTGAACAGCTGCAAGGATCTTTACCTGGGTCGTTTTAG